CGGACGAATAACCGCTCTCTGCTCTTTAGTAAGTGCTCGTAGTCTTCCTTCAGTGCATGACATGTTGGATATATTAATGTTTATGTAACAGATGCGGTGTCGCAGCCAGTGTGTGAGCTTTGCGCAGTTGCCTTTTGCTTTGCAAAAATGttccatgtttttaaaaagctgcagaATGCGTAGCAATGTGGTGTCGTAACTAACATTAGATGGCGGGACTTTATTTGAATTTGCTGAATTTAACTTAGGGAAGTGCGTCCTACAAGAGATGCAGCGAAgacaatcaaatgaaaaattaaCACAACATGCGGCAAAGAAGACTGACGTAATTTAATTAAAGTGGATTACAGGCTAAATATAGAGACGTTGTACATTTTGTGAATGCATGTTTTGTAAGAGGGtaaactttattaaaatacatttgattatttaatttgCGTCACGACTGCCTACTGTCGGTCATACCGAAACCATCATCCCATGTACAGCGAAATCACGGCAAACAGCGTGCCGGAAACAGGCTTGATTGTTACCATAGCAATAAGAGGGCTGGTCCCTGCTCGGGACAGATGCCAGGGGACCACACCCTTCCCCGTTACAGCCTCCAGAGATGCGCCTGGGTGGACTGCTGAGCTGGAAGGGAGACAGGTGCTGTTGGAGAGAGGGAACCCTGGCTTTTTGGCTTTTTCTTCAGACACTGAAGTGGTTTATGGTCATGCTCTAATGCAACAGATTTACAGAGAATATTTGAACTCTAAAAATAACTGTGTTATCCTGTTGCCATTTAATCAGGATTATTCACTAAAATCTCTCTAATATGCTAAAATGGGTCGGTCTATACTATGAACATGAGCCTGATGTTTTTCAGAGTATTTCAGCAGTTTGTTGGAGAATAATACTGTGTACCATGTGTTCTCCTTAGAGCTACTATATACTACATATACTAGAGTGTTGCTGGTGCTGCCATGGCGAACAGAGGGCCCAGCTATGGACTGAGCCGGGAGGTGCAGGAGAAGATCGACCAGAAGTACGACCCAGACCTGGAGCAGAGGTTGGTGGATTGGATAGTTGCACAGTGTGGAGGAAACCTGGAGAGACCACAGGCGGGCAAACAGAACTTCCAGAAGTGGCTGATGGATGGGACAGTGAGTGGCTGCAGTACTTGCACTTAAAATAGTAGTTATGATTGAATTATTTAAGATATAGTGTGATAGGTCTACCAGCTCTGTCAGATTTAAAGAGACCATGAAGTAAAAAAGACTAATATATGCAACCATATTTATGTGCCCAGTAATTTTTGAAGGCTTGAGTAAATAACATTAGTCTTAAGTTACAGTACTGGGACATTTATTTTCCCTTATAATGTGAAATAATGgaccattatcattatcatcactcCCAACTGAAACTGAGTGTAGAGAAGAGGACTGTGTTGTGTCttactgaaaaataattttcagcAAACAGTGAAGTTTAAGTCGGTAACTGTTGCGATCATTGCTTTGCAAACTTAAAATTTTAAAGTGAGTCACTCTGGGGGCTTTtaatggaaaaatggaaaactcCTCTGTCTCTACACTGAAAATACTTTGCACTGTAAGATCTAATTAACAGCCAATTATAAAAAATGCACCCAGCTCAGTGGTGCAGTGTGTTCTTGCTTGACATTCCAGCTGACTCTGATGTTAAAAAATCATTCAGTGAAATCCTTCATAGATGAGGCGGAGGCATCGGTTTCTGCACCAGCAATTAACTCAGCAAAGAAGGATGCTATTCAGCCACAAGACATTACATTATCAATCCCAAATTGACTTAGACTTTTTTCACACAATTACAAATCATCTCAGTTTTCAATAACTGCAAATGCATTTTCATATTGCATCCCCAAGGGCATGACAACAGTTACtcaaaataacaagaaaagatgagagaaagCTGTTACACCAAAAATATCAAGTATGCCATCCATACATGGCAACTAAGAGTGTCTTAGGGTGACCTATCCCTTTAAGAAGCCTCGGCTGTCAGTATGGTCTGGTCAGTgtgtcatttaaattttatcaaGCCAGTTTTCTGACCTCCTTTACCCTAGATCCTCTGTAGACTCATCAACAGCCTTTATCCAAGGGGGAAGGAGCCCGTCAAGAAGATCCCAGAGACTCAAATGGCCTTCAAACAAATGGAGAAGATCTCTCAGTTCCTGCAGGCTTCCGAAGCTTACGGAGTGACAACCACTGACATCTTTCAAACCGTCGATCTCTGGGAAGGTAAAGAGTTCTCACAAAACCAAGATGACACTCCCAGTTTTGCATCTGATGACCACATTTTTTGTCCCATCTGTCACCGGGGGGAGCATATATTAATTTGTGTCAGTTGCAGTGGTAAGCTGTTGTCACTACAGGCGGAAAATAAAATTATCCTGTTACTCTGACCATAGGAAAGGACATGGCAGCAGTGCAAAGGACCCTAATGGCTCTGGGGAGTGTGGCCGTCACTAAGGACGACGGCCATTACAGAGGTGACCACGACTGGTTCCATAGGTAAAGAGAAGGATGACTTTAACATAAGACCATTCTTCACAACTGTATAAACATGAAGCTTTTTTCTTTACCTCACCTTTGaattgttttatgtgtgtgtaggaaagCCCAGGGGTATCGACGAGAGTTCACCGAAGAGCAGCTGCGTCAAGGACAGAGTTTGATTGGCCTGCAGATGGGCAGCAACCGCGGGGCTTCCCAAGCCGGCATGACGGGCTACGGTATGCACCGTCAGATCATGTAGACCACCTACTACCTAACCTCCTCTGCTTCCAGACCCTTATTTTCTACTAATACCACAAATGTTGTAGCCCCAAAACCTACCTATCCTTTGTAGCACCTGCCGTGTTAACCTCAACCTCCCTGGAATTGCTGCTTTTCCCCAGACAGAGTGTTCAATCCGCATCCTAAAAAAATGATGTCAAATGCTGTAGATCTCCGTCTAGctatcttcctcttcctctccccttaTGCCATGTGCTATTCCCTCCTCAGCTTTATTGACTCTGTTTCCTGATTTTCCATGTCCAAATGATTACTTGATGTGAAACTCGAAGTCATTCAACATCAATTTAGTCGTATAGAGAACTAAAGATTGAAATCTCCTTACAAAACAGGCCATCAGTGTTATacatattttgcatattttaaatcGGAAATACTGTAAGACACTGTTACAGCATGTTGAGTgctatttatttgtatttatgtattcttttatttaaatgtatcatTGGTCATTGTTTTAGGATTTGTTCTGTTACTGTGTAATTATTTTGCCTTAAACCTAATGGCTCAATGACTGACGATGTCTCTGCTATCTTGTCTGAAGACTTGTTGCAGTATCCTCTGTAACCAAATCAACCTCACGTTGTGCCTGGTTATGGGACTACAGAGACTAGGTCCTGATATATTGGCCTCaaattataaatgaatttcATTCCTTCTGAGCCATGCCCTTGTTATTTGTTAGATTACATCTTTGTCCGTGATGTGTCCATTTTGTTGTCCAAGCAAGTACATCAATGTGCAGCAGCCAACATGTATGACAGTgaagtttctgtttttggtgCCAGGTAAAGACATTGCTTGAATGTGCACATTTATGTATtgtcatgtttatatttttaaatatatttatatctgaAGGCTTGTGAGAAGaattattgaaaaaataaagtatgTGAACATGTATTGGTGTCCTTGTAACACACAAGCTGGGTATCTTGATAGCTGGGAGGGGAGCTATAGCtggtgtgtttggtttttagttttttttttccttatcttGGTTTTATGTTCCAGCTCCTCCCTTGCGGCCCatccctcctgtctctccccACTGTACACAATCTAATAAAGCTAATAAAGCAGTATGGCATAATAACGACGTCTCAGCCACCAGATAGGCCTGATTCAAGCTTGTGTGCCAGAAAACCTCTGCCTTGCCGAGTGACCTTGAGTAAGATATTAAATCCCCACCTGCTCCAGACGTGCTGCTTAATAGCTGATCTAACATCTGTATACTTTTGCAGACGGCCTAGAAAAAACGAGACAGTAAAACTACCACAGAATGTTTCTAGGAATGGTTGtgcatctctgttttttttaaggtgaCCAAAATGCCTGGTTTGAACATGGGCAACTCACGGGTCTAGCATCTAAATAACATCTGAGGTGTGAGGCTGAGCAGAAATGCTTGTCTAAGGCATTCTAGTGACATTGGGCTACGCTTTGGAGCACAAAAGGTCACATTTGATGTCAGCGATCCAGTTTATAGGGTCAGTTGTTACTGACCGTTGGCATTTCAAAGAGCACATATGAGAAAAGCATGCATGAATTAGCATTTTAGCTTTTTATTAGCATACCATGACTCAAGAGAGCCCATTAAAGTGCTGCCATTTGAATCTTGGACAAAAACAGCAGGTCATATTATTCTAAGGCATGAATCCCTAATGCCATCTTTTTTATTGCTCTATTGAAAATAAGACGTCCTGCCATGGAAATAGTAACAGCATGTAATCATTAGCTCAAGTTTAATATcctgtttttattcactgtatAGGAAGGCAGTACATGTGAAACTATGTGGCCTTCTGCATGTCTGGCCCTCACATACACTTTGAGTGAGCTTATTATTAGCCTCAACCAAACCGGTGACGTGTCTGAGTGGCACGTGATGTCTAACTGACTCAATAAGTAAGCCAAAAACACAGTCAGACCAATGAAAAGGCTTTGACAGGACTGAAGTCATCCCTGTCCAAAGTTCTTGTCcatcttgtgttttctttggttgGTGTCCTGGTTGTCTTTTGTTCCACTGTGCTCTTTTGTATGCATGTGGTTATGAGGCCAACCATGCACCTGCTTTAACTTTGAGTCTAAAAGTTTTTGCATTGAGGGATATTAGTTTTGTGAGACAGGTGCATCAAAGACAATGTTGCAGCTGACCTTTAGGACTACTCTTTTGCTCCTTCTGTTGGCGATCCGGTGTGTTGCACAGGAACAAACCCAAACTAAAGGCTGTGTTTGTGGATACCCCGGAATACCAGGGGACCCTGGGCACAATGGCTCACCCGGTAGAGATGGGCGAGATGGAATTAGAGGGGAAAAAGGTGATCAAGGTAAGTttagacatgaaaatatctccTTTAGAACTTCACTATGTGCGCATTTTCCTACATGTTTAAGCCTCAATGtcacaatatataataataatattatttatcaaTTTTCCATGAAAAGGTGCAGCGGGTCCTATTGGACCAGCAGGCAATAATGGCTACAAGGGAGACAAAGGGGAACTTGGTATGTACAttcagattaaaataaaataaccttttagaacatttatttatttgcacatgCTTTAAAGTAGTTTATTGACCTTTATCTGGCTTTCTGGAATATGTAGATACTGTATAGTAAACTCTGTATACGCTTCTACACAGTATAGAAGGACAGAAGGGATTAATGTCTGCTTGTCATTTACAGGTGCAGTTGGCCCAGCAGGGCTCAAAGGAAAAAGGGGAGATAATGGAGAAAGGGGGCCTCCTGGGAAAATGGGGCCCCAAGGAGTCCAAGGGCCGATAGGCCTGAAAGGAAATAAGGGAGAACTTGGGCTGCGTGGACCCCAAGGGCCTAAAGGTGATTTGGGGATTCCTGGACCAGAGGGGCAAAAGGGGGAAACTGGCCTTCGAGGTGACAGAGGCATTCAGGGACCTTTGGGACCACCTGGTAGGCCAGGCCCAAAGGGGGAAATTGGCGTTCCAGGACACAAAGGCAACATTGGTTATCGTGGGGACAGGGGCACTCGAGGAGAGAAGGGTGATAGGGGCGAGAAGGGAGATGCACTTGTTATCTCGAAAAGCGCCTTCTGTGTGGGACTGACAGCACTAACTAAACTCCCAGCAGCCAATGCACCCATACGGTTTGACAGGATTATTTACAACCAGCAGAATCACTATGATCCACAAACAGGAAGATTCACATGCTCTGTAGCAGGAGCTTACTATTTCACCTACCACATCACTGTGTTCTCCAGAAACGTGAAGGTGGTTCTAATGAAGAATGGGGCAAAGATCATCCACACCACTGATAACTACCAGAGCAGTGAGGACCAGGCAGCGGGTGGCGCTGTGCTGCACCTGGAGATTGGTGATAAGGTGTGGCTGCAGGTGGCTGGAGGAGAGCTGTACAATGGGCTctttgctgatgaagatgatgacacTACCTTCTCTGggtttttaatcttttcagcTTGATTACTTTATAATTTCTggtatcagaaaaaaaaattgattttgaaaaatTAGGGAGAGATTGCACTGCTGTTTACTCAAGGACTATACTGAAGCACAAATTTCaggtatctgtactttacttgagtatttccctTTTATGCTACTTCTTCTACActatatttcagagggaaaaggTAGATGTTTTACACCACTACATTTACTTTAACTGCACATAAAGTAATAAagattttacatgcaaaacGCGACAGGCATATGAGTACAATTCATCATCATAGATTAAGTAAGTAGTTCAAAACAGCTCTATCTTAACAAACCACAggaataaaatgcattttgtacATGAAGGCATCAGTGCAATTTTACATGGGCAATTTTGctgcattatttttgttttttgatactttaagtgcattttgctgataatacttccAGGCTTTTACTTATGTAGAATTTTGAATACAGGACTTTCACTTGTTTTGGAGTTTAACTTAGGTAAAGATGATTTTTCTCCTCACCACTGTTGGTGGACTGTTCTCAGTCACATGTTATTGTATCAAAATGTCAGTATCTGcctgtaaatgaaatatatattcaaagatGACTTGGCTTGGCTTTCTATTTTTACCTCTGCTTTCGTCTCACTTGATTGGTGTCTTACAATAAAGAGCAACTATTTCTAAGTCATCCTTTCTTCCTCTGGTATTTGGGGACAggcatgcacaaaaaaaataccCGAGGTATTACTTGTCTTGGCTTGACACACCGAGATGACACGCGGAAGACGTAAAACACCAACTGGAAGGCCGAGTCTTTTTTTGTCTTCGGTGAGCCGCAGGAAGTGGTGAGCAGCATTGTcttaccttttttatttttttttcctcaatgaaGCGCGTTCCGCGGTGGGCGTGGCCTCATGGTCACGGACTAATCTACTGAATCAGGATTGGCTGTCAGCGGAATGGTCACGCTGCGGTCAACCAGTAACCTCGATCGTAACCTCTCGAAGCCCCGCCCCATGCAAACACTGCAACAAGTGCATTAATGATGCTTGGCAGCTCAAGCCTCCAAGAAAGACGTCTTCTAACTGGAGTCAGCAGCGAaattttaagctttttttcttgAGAAACCTCGGAAGATACAGCATGATTCAGGATTTCTTTTCTCCACTGCCTTGACCACCAACTGGTTTTGTCGGTCGGCGGAATCGAAATCAAAAACTGCGGGGCTTGCGCAATTTAGAAGTTTATCACTGAGCCCGTGAGCTAGCTCAAGTAGCTAGCCCAGTGTGTTAAAGAAATCAGCCAGCCATTTGTCTCAATATGTTGCGGGGTAACTAGTTAGCAGAAGCAGCGCACTGGTGCTTTTTGTACCCGACATGTTTTTGCTAGGGGACAACGAATGCGAGGCAGCAAGCCGTTGGACCTCAGAGAAACCCAGGCGACTTTACTATGgctaaacaacaaaaacagctgctttgttGATGTGAGAAAAAAGGTCAGGAGGACAACATCAGCGACTATGAGCAGGGTGAGCAAacgttttgttgttttctattaACTCCGCAGTGGCAGGTGGTTTTAATTCATAGCTAATATAAGTGATAAAACAGctcatttacattatttatattattcgTTGATCACATTACAGTTGTTGTGATGTTCCCGCTTGTGTTCTTGGTTAAAATGGGACCAGAGGGGGTTATTGTAGTGCATTACAGCCCTGGTTGTTATAGTGATGTGGGAGATGCCAGGCTTTGCAGGGAGTTGGTGAAGGAGGGGTTGGGGGCCAGCAACTACAAAGAGCTTAATGGCCAAAGAAAGTTAAttaatgcagaaataaataagcACTTTGGCCCCCGAGTTCTTTATGAGCTTAGAAAACTACTCAGTATAATCCCTTTTCAGAGCTCCTTGTTTTCAGAAACTATTTCATTGTAAGCAGGTACTGACATAGCTGCAATTCTTCTGCAGTCACTAGTGCAATCTACTCCTAATTAAAGCAATTAAATAGAACCTGTTGGCATCTCTCCCCAGACAGACTTGTGCTAGAGGTAAAATCTGCTGTCTAGATCATTCGGTGTTAAACAGGTCAGAGTCCTCTGCTTTATAATGCCCCAAATCCATTTTTACAACAGGACTAAGCACTATACTACAATATAATTTTACACTAGGGTGCTTTACCTTTCACACACAGGTGTAATTCTTTCtcatgagacaaaataaaacacccagtgcattgtttgtttagtttttgaaTTTAATCTGCTTTAGTTCAATTCCTTGTGGACTTTTGTTCAAATGTTCTTTAAAACATCAACCAGCCATTTTCAGTGCTGTGACTGAATTAAgtaaaaatgcatcatttgcACCAGGGAAACAGTGtgctcattattattactatcataAAACTTATTTTAGATCTGAAGTATAATCTCTTTGCAAGCTCACAAACCAACGGGAAACTGTTATAGCTTGTCACTGATTCCTATATCATACTGAATTGATCTGAGCTCTTGAGAAgctttctgttttcattgtttttgaatgttgaTGGAGCAGCCTATTGGTTATTGTTGTACTCCATTCAGGTTACACCGTTGACAGCGAGGCTCTAGTGTTTTGTCCTCTGTAAGCTTTGTAGACTGTGTGGGGTTAGATTTCTGGTTATCTTTCACTATGACAGTTCAGAGCAGATCAGGTGAGtgaggtgctgtgtgtgtgagagtggtGACACTCCCTGGCTCGGTCTGCGCATTTACTTCCCACGCTTTATAGAAAGGGGTGTGGCATCTccccttctctttccttctgcCAAACCAAGAAATGAGGAACTAGGTCATGACCAAATATGAGACTTGAACCAGAAGACTAAACCAGAGCCTATAAGCTTACCTGATCCAGACACTGTGCAAACCGGTGCTGTTATTTGAGATTTTAATTTGACCCCAGGTGGTGCATTCTTTAAGGTGCATTTAGAAACTTTTATCTCTTAATTTTCATCCTGAAATCATAGAGTACACCAAAGCCAAGGTGCCCCCTGCAGTCAGGTCCTGGTGGGCTGTTTACAAGCTTTTGGTGTCACTCTCAGTCAGCGCTGAATAGTCTAGTTGTCTCCCTGATTAGGCTATCATGTGTAGATGAAACCAGTCCTGAACACAGACTGGTAAAGCTCCGCTAATCAGATTATTAGTGGGAAGGAATAGGAACAGGCtatacacacaacatacacactcccactcccacacacactgttcccTCGCATAGAAGATTTCCTTCGGAGTCTACTTGCTGACACTTTTAATCTTAGCGTGGAAAAAGGCTGTGAGGCTACCTGGCAAGCATCAACGCTAAATAGATTTTAATTTggattcaaatatttaaatcagAATATTGCGGAGTGTTGCTTAATCTTGCCATACAATGACATTCACGTCCATTCATTCactgaaagacaaaatacaGTGAATTTTATCTCTAGTGCTTAACATGTGTTCAGCTTGGTTTCACAGAACCTGAGTTGTGCACACTGTTAACAGAAACGCTCATCAGCcaatctgtattttaaaatacTATGTGGTGCTGTTTTAGGACATCCTGGAGATACGTCCTCCTCACGGCTCCTATCCATCGTGACAAATAGGCAACAAGTAAAGTGACAGCTTACAAAGGAATGGCGGTGTTGCTCCAGGGTGATTGAGTGTGTCTCGGAGTTAAGCCAGAGAatgagaaatgacagaaaatcttACTTTCTCGTGATACTCCCTGTCTGGTGGTCTTTCACTTTAATGCTCAGTTCATTTTGACCTAATGACTTTTATCCTGGCCTCAGGCAGGACATACCTCTGCAGAGGTGAACTATGGGCAGGAGGTCACTTATCACTTTGTATTTAGGTCTTCTTATATAACCACCTGTGTTCTAGCCAAACAGGAAGGGAGTCAATGATTTTAAATGCTTCCTCCCTGTTCAACtctgtgcgtgcatgcgtgtgagCGCACATGCACACTAAGCGCACGCGGACATGGGTCGTGCACTATGTGAAAGGATGCGCCAACTATTTGAGTGTGTTTTCGGAGTGCATGCTTTTAGCCCTTGTATACATGTTTATGTATCCTGGTGCGTGTTCATCCTTGTCTCTGGGAGTCTAatcttgaggctggctccagctggctgccatgtgtgtgtgtgcgtggggggggggggggggggtgacgaCTCCTGCCTGAGCTCTTAATTAACTCTGCACCAGGGCCCCAGTGTGCCGCTCCCATCCACTGCTTAGCAGGGGCAAGTCGGAGAGCAGCAGTGATCCTGGTACGCAGTAAGGCAGAGCATGAAGATACAGGACAGTTTTTCATACTAAACGTGATCTGGATAGGGCGTGATATTAATACATACGTAAGTAATATTTGTCTGGCTGTTACAATATGCATAGCTGTAGACATGGACTTAGATGCTTTTTTACAATAtcatattttagtttattttttgtcatttcagaaACCTTAGAGGAAAGAAACTGATGCCAAAGTTTGTAGAAATGTATCGTACATTGCATAGTATGTATTTTGTACAGTATGAAAATACAGTGCcttaaataaaaagcagtgcAACATACCTTTTTTTATCTATAAGGGGAAAAACTGCTTTTCATAATTAAAGAAACTGCAGTTGTCAgtgttgaatttgttttgtaaaatttgTAGGTACGGAGTGCTAACAGAGAGGTCAATGCAACAGTGAAACAAGTGTGTGTATTAAAGCTAAGATTGTTATTCTATACAGTTATTGAAAGCATCTTGCACATACGTTGTTGATGTTTAAAGACTGTGTTGTCTTATAGTGAAATGGTGACCACCTGTGTTAGCCTGGCTCTGATGCACAGCACTGCCAAGTATTAGTACACGCCAAATGGCCTGTGACAGTTGGCGCCAAGTGTGGGTAGAAAGCATAAAGGTGTTTTGAAAGATATCACAGTTGATCGAACGGCTGATGGCATGACACGAGTattcaaagcaaaaacaagccGCGTAAGCTGTGGAAATTCTTTCCTTATCTCCTGTCTTTCCGCTTGGAAGAGAGATGGAACTATCGATTCTTTCTATTTTCCAGTTGTTACTCAACGCGATTCctctgtgaggaggagaaagtaCAAGAAGACAATTCAGCATCGTTTTGAAAGCAGCACATTGTTCGCGAGGGGTGTTTACTGTCTGTCAGCAGTGGTGCTTGGCAGCGGTGGCTCTGTGTTTACATAAGTGCTCAGTGTGATGGAGCGAGCTGGTTGAAGTGACAGCAGATTCCTCAGAGTTTGACTGAGGGAGCCCATCTGCTGCTGAACATGCATGAGGACGGGAGGTATGGGAGCATTCCAGGATCCCTGCAACTCCCTGTGTGTGCATACAGTAATAACTGGAGACAAGGCTGCCTTCAAACCTTTAAAGAATGTCTTCAGTCTGCATTGAAAAATCGATGCTGACAAAATCACAGTCGCAATTTTTAATAGAATACATAAACAATATTGACAATATTTGGGGTGTTGGTCAGACATTTAAAACCATCAGTGATAATGTGAATGTGGAATCACTATTTTTAGCATTATAAGCAGCATATACATGCATTAGCATGgactacattatagtgtgttataagCATTTTATTATATTCTCATATTATCCTAtgttcaaaaaaacaaaaacaagcattttaCTGTATTATATTATCCTAATAACCAAAATGTGAGATGACATCTGGTCTCACACCATGATTTTAATATCATAACCATCATCCTGGTTTGTATGACAGAGGCAGAATGATTGGTTCATGTTCAGTGAACTATTCTGAAGACTCTAGAAAACAGACTATTGGCTAAACTACTGGCATTCTCACTTTTCCTGATTCAGAGACATTATGAAGGCAAACCAACACATAGATGCTGAAAATGTTGCTTTGCAGACGATATATTTTAGGTTTAGAAAAGTGGATACATTACAGAAAGGACAACgaacataaaaatatttgaaaaatgtcaacattggATGATACATTTCATAGTTTTCAATATACTACATAGTCATTATCATCAATAGACTGTGTTCTCCATAATCTTTTCATTCAATAGTTAAAATTTAGTTATCATATTGTTGTTATATAATCTTTGTTAGTCAGTTGCTAGCCATAAAGGGATTATGGTGTATTATTATGTGGCCTTTTGAACATCAGCCAAAACTGTTGGACCCAGTCATAAAAGACTTTTGAAACAGACAATAGACCTTGTTCACAGAAGGCATTTTGACATATCACAGATGTACAAATGATCAGATAAATAATGGCTGAATACCATTTAGTTGCTTCAGTTTCATGGTCCCGGAGCTGTgtatgctggctcactgtcactctgtcatGGTTTAGTGCAACGCTTGAATAATACAGAGCCATCATTATTGTTAGTTataacacctgtgtttttttccaccgtgttaagtcaaaatgtc
This DNA window, taken from Seriola aureovittata isolate HTS-2021-v1 ecotype China chromosome 20, ASM2101889v1, whole genome shotgun sequence, encodes the following:
- the tagln3b gene encoding transgelin-3b, whose product is MANRGPSYGLSREVQEKIDQKYDPDLEQRLVDWIVAQCGGNLERPQAGKQNFQKWLMDGTILCRLINSLYPRGKEPVKKIPETQMAFKQMEKISQFLQASEAYGVTTTDIFQTVDLWEGKDMAAVQRTLMALGSVAVTKDDGHYRGDHDWFHRKAQGYRREFTEEQLRQGQSLIGLQMGSNRGASQAGMTGYGMHRQIM
- the c1qtnf9 gene encoding complement C1q and tumor necrosis factor-related protein 9A, with protein sequence MLQLTFRTTLLLLLLAIRCVAQEQTQTKGCVCGYPGIPGDPGHNGSPGRDGRDGIRGEKGDQGAAGPIGPAGNNGYKGDKGELGAVGPAGLKGKRGDNGERGPPGKMGPQGVQGPIGLKGNKGELGLRGPQGPKGDLGIPGPEGQKGETGLRGDRGIQGPLGPPGRPGPKGEIGVPGHKGNIGYRGDRGTRGEKGDRGEKGDALVISKSAFCVGLTALTKLPAANAPIRFDRIIYNQQNHYDPQTGRFTCSVAGAYYFTYHITVFSRNVKVVLMKNGAKIIHTTDNYQSSEDQAAGGAVLHLEIGDKVWLQVAGGELYNGLFADEDDDTTFSGFLIFSA